A region from the Sphingomonas flavescens genome encodes:
- a CDS encoding TIGR03032 family protein — protein sequence MPGDAQPDETFVLETSGRFPELLHSARCSIAFTTYQAGKLFLLGLQRDGRLSIFERTFPRSMGLGVSADGRTFALATEYQVHRFDNVVPPGGAAPDTYDAVYAPHAAWVTADVDAHDVALDADHRPIFVNTLFSCIAAVADGHSFRPIWKPDFISALAPEDRCHLNGFAVEGGVPRYATAVSRSDVADGWRDRRADGGVIIDIASGNIVADGLSMPHSPRLYRNRLWVLNSGAGEFGTVDVASGKFEPIGFCPGYARGLAFIGDYAVVGLSLARDDRTFAGLPLDAALGARDTEARCGLAVFDLNTGTMAAWLRISGVVRELYDVAILPGVIRPMLIGFKGEDVHRVISIAE from the coding sequence ATGCCCGGCGACGCTCAACCGGATGAAACCTTTGTCCTGGAGACTTCCGGACGGTTCCCCGAACTGCTGCACTCTGCGCGCTGCTCGATTGCCTTCACGACCTATCAGGCGGGAAAGTTGTTCCTGCTTGGGCTCCAGCGCGATGGCCGCCTGTCGATCTTTGAACGGACATTCCCGCGCAGCATGGGGCTTGGCGTGAGTGCGGACGGCAGGACATTCGCGCTCGCCACCGAATATCAGGTCCATCGCTTCGACAACGTGGTGCCGCCAGGTGGGGCTGCGCCGGACACCTATGATGCGGTCTACGCCCCGCATGCGGCATGGGTGACCGCGGATGTCGACGCCCACGACGTTGCGCTGGACGCCGATCATCGGCCCATCTTCGTGAATACCTTGTTCTCCTGCATTGCTGCGGTCGCCGATGGCCACAGCTTCAGGCCGATCTGGAAACCGGACTTCATATCGGCGCTGGCGCCGGAGGACCGTTGTCATCTCAATGGCTTCGCGGTGGAAGGCGGGGTTCCGCGCTACGCGACCGCGGTTTCGCGATCCGATGTCGCGGATGGCTGGCGTGATCGTCGTGCCGACGGCGGCGTGATCATCGACATCGCGAGCGGCAACATCGTCGCGGACGGCCTGTCGATGCCCCACTCGCCGCGGCTTTATCGGAACAGGTTATGGGTACTCAATTCGGGCGCAGGTGAATTTGGAACCGTCGACGTCGCGTCGGGAAAGTTCGAGCCGATCGGGTTCTGCCCGGGCTATGCGCGCGGGCTCGCCTTTATCGGTGACTATGCCGTTGTCGGCCTGTCACTGGCGCGCGACGACCGCACCTTCGCGGGGCTCCCGCTCGACGCCGCGCTCGGCGCACGGGACACCGAGGCTCGCTGCGGCCTTGCCGTCTTTGACTTGAACACCGGCACCATGGCCGCGTGGCTGCGCATCAGCGGCGTCGTCCGTGAACTGTACGATGTCGCCATTCTCCCCGGCGTGATCCGGCCGATGTTGATCGGCTTCAAGGGCGAGGATGTACACCGCGTGATATCGATCGCGGAGTAA
- a CDS encoding FG-GAP-like repeat-containing protein, giving the protein MGTIVDLGNLGSRGVTVPGEGVYDQAGASVSGAGDFNGDGFDDYIIAATTADGYSGVSYVVYGGAQRTASVDLSKLTSNVGFAIKGTGYAILHVASAGDVNGDGFDDLLIGAAGGGFYYGGSTKAYLVFGRPGGVGTINVGQLAASDGFAVSGLYGYGGNRLSVSSAGDINGDGFDDIVVGMTNMSPGGSAFVIYGKAGGFANIDLTDAAATSAVVRGAANGDALGASVSSAGDINGDGFDDLIIGAPYANTGGAGAGQAYVIFGKAAALGTVDVANMAAGAGFTIQGDSAGDAAGWVVHSAGDINGDGYDDLIIGAPFGDDGGDGAGEAYVLFGHAGTYANIDLTNIPAGAGFTIIGDRAGDDTGFSVAGAGDVNGDGYDDIVIGAPFADDGGNSSGNAYLIYGHGGAFANLDLSNLPASAGTAFRGHTLNDNAGMSVSGAGDVDRDGFDDLIIGSPYSDQRADASGAAYVVYGRNSFAPDTANDFNGDGRSDLLLRSDSGAIATWLSSTSAFAPGWGTMLSTDWKVVETGDFNGDGRDDILWRNDSGAVSTWLGGTSGGFSVGWGTGLALEQKVAGAGDFNGDGFDDILLRTDAGGISMWLGGSSGGFVGGPSTTIAASWKIDGTGDVNGDGRDDIIWRNDSGAVATWLGAANGTFAPGWGTSVGTDWKIAATGDFNGDGRTDILWRSDAGQVSDWAGQSNGGFTPTWGTAAPTGWSVASVGDLNGDGFDDIVWQQDSTGQLSAWLGSFSGGFSTVNAAGYSNPLASNWHVQDPFF; this is encoded by the coding sequence ATGGGCACCATCGTCGATCTTGGAAATTTGGGTTCGCGAGGCGTCACCGTTCCGGGTGAAGGCGTTTATGACCAGGCGGGGGCCAGCGTGTCGGGTGCCGGCGATTTCAATGGCGACGGCTTCGACGACTATATCATCGCCGCCACCACTGCCGATGGCTATTCGGGCGTTTCCTACGTCGTCTATGGCGGTGCCCAGCGGACCGCGTCCGTCGATCTGTCCAAGCTGACGAGCAATGTCGGCTTCGCGATCAAGGGGACGGGGTACGCCATACTTCACGTTGCCAGTGCCGGCGATGTGAATGGCGACGGCTTCGACGACCTGCTGATTGGCGCTGCGGGCGGCGGGTTCTACTACGGCGGATCGACTAAAGCTTATCTTGTGTTCGGTCGGCCGGGGGGTGTCGGCACCATCAACGTGGGCCAGCTGGCAGCTTCCGACGGGTTCGCCGTATCCGGGCTATACGGCTACGGAGGCAACCGGCTGAGCGTTTCCTCGGCGGGCGACATCAATGGTGACGGGTTCGATGACATCGTCGTCGGCATGACGAACATGTCGCCCGGTGGGTCGGCGTTCGTCATTTACGGCAAGGCGGGCGGCTTCGCGAATATCGACCTCACCGATGCTGCCGCAACCAGCGCCGTCGTCAGGGGCGCGGCCAACGGCGACGCGCTCGGCGCGAGCGTGTCGTCTGCCGGTGACATCAACGGCGATGGCTTTGATGACCTGATTATCGGTGCGCCCTACGCCAATACCGGCGGCGCCGGTGCGGGGCAGGCCTATGTCATCTTCGGCAAGGCGGCAGCGCTGGGCACCGTCGACGTCGCCAATATGGCAGCCGGCGCCGGCTTCACGATTCAGGGCGATTCAGCGGGCGACGCGGCCGGCTGGGTGGTGCATTCGGCCGGCGACATCAACGGCGATGGATACGACGACCTCATCATCGGCGCACCGTTCGGAGACGACGGCGGCGACGGGGCAGGCGAAGCTTATGTTTTGTTCGGCCACGCGGGCACGTACGCAAACATCGACCTGACCAATATTCCTGCCGGCGCCGGATTTACGATTATTGGCGACCGGGCCGGCGACGATACGGGATTCAGCGTCGCGGGTGCGGGGGACGTCAACGGCGACGGATATGACGACATCGTCATCGGCGCGCCGTTTGCGGACGATGGCGGCAATTCTTCGGGCAACGCGTATCTGATTTATGGCCATGGTGGCGCCTTCGCGAACCTCGACCTGTCCAACCTCCCAGCAAGCGCCGGAACTGCGTTTCGCGGCCACACCCTAAATGACAACGCCGGTATGAGCGTGTCGGGCGCGGGAGATGTCGATCGCGACGGCTTCGACGACCTCATCATCGGATCCCCCTATTCCGACCAGCGCGCGGACGCATCCGGCGCGGCCTACGTCGTTTACGGGCGGAACAGCTTCGCCCCCGATACCGCCAATGATTTCAACGGCGACGGACGCAGCGACCTGCTGCTGCGCAGCGACAGCGGCGCGATCGCGACCTGGCTGTCATCTACGAGCGCGTTCGCGCCGGGTTGGGGCACCATGCTGTCGACCGACTGGAAGGTCGTGGAAACGGGAGACTTCAATGGCGATGGCCGCGACGACATCCTGTGGCGCAACGACAGTGGCGCAGTGTCGACATGGCTGGGCGGGACGAGCGGCGGTTTCAGTGTCGGCTGGGGAACCGGCCTTGCGCTTGAGCAGAAGGTCGCCGGCGCGGGCGATTTCAACGGCGACGGGTTCGACGATATTCTGCTCCGTACGGACGCCGGCGGCATCTCCATGTGGCTCGGCGGTTCCAGCGGCGGGTTCGTGGGGGGGCCGTCGACGACGATCGCGGCGAGTTGGAAAATCGACGGGACAGGCGACGTTAACGGCGATGGCCGCGACGACATCATCTGGCGCAACGACAGTGGCGCCGTGGCGACATGGCTTGGCGCCGCGAACGGAACCTTCGCCCCCGGTTGGGGCACGTCCGTCGGCACCGATTGGAAGATTGCCGCGACCGGCGATTTCAACGGCGATGGCCGGACCGACATCCTGTGGCGCAGCGATGCTGGCCAGGTGTCCGACTGGGCGGGGCAGAGCAATGGCGGCTTCACGCCGACATGGGGAACCGCGGCGCCCACGGGATGGAGCGTTGCGAGTGTCGGCGACCTCAACGGCGACGGGTTCGACGACATCGTCTGGCAGCAGGATTCGACCGGGCAGTTGAGTGCGTGGCTCGGCAGTTTCTCGGGTGGTTTCTCAACGGTGAATGCTGCGGGCTATTCGAATCCCTTGGCGTCCAACTGGCACGTGCAGGATCCGTTCTTCTAA
- a CDS encoding RNA degradosome polyphosphate kinase, with amino-acid sequence MSDAQQSGPRTSVSKAPEPLPSAEPRYFNRELSWLAFNRRVLEEASNPQHPLLERVRFLSISASNLDEFYMVRVAGLKAHQALGVEDLSMDGRTPTQQLSEIATAADALVANQHDSWAVLRASLQEAGMDVVGEKPLDDAAEAWLDQHFREQIFPVITPQAIDPAHPFPFIPNQGLSLIFELKKGKATVRELIMAPAALPRFIRIPGDRARFIPLEVLIRRKTEYLFPKYEVLRGGAFRIIRDSDIEVEEEAEDLVRFFRTAIKRRRRGRVVRLELEEDMSDSLVQVIHEGLNAGNAVTSATRGFLGMADLAQLVEEDRADLKFPPFAPRFPERIREHGGDCFAAIKEKDILVHHPYESFEVVVEFIKQAAADPDVIAIKQALYRAGKQSAVIKALIDAAEAGKSVTAVIELKARFDEEQNLMWADALERAGVQVVYGFIDWKTHAKVAMVVRREEKRNRIYCHFGTGNYHPVTARIYTDLSYFTADPRLGREAAKLFNYITGYLEPRNLRQLVISPQNMRDELIRLLDVEIDAAKAGKPAGLWAKMNALVDKVMIDKLYEASAAGVPINLVVRGICCLRPGVKGLSENIQVKSIVGRFLEHARLWCFANGHDLPSGHAKVYMSSADWMQRNFDRRIEYMLPITNPTVHAQLLDQVMLANLIDNEQSWQLRSDGSYARLQPKGDRRFNLHDYFMANPSLSGRGQALKRGRRVPKLRFDKGS; translated from the coding sequence ATGAGCGATGCGCAACAATCTGGTCCGCGAACGTCGGTGAGCAAAGCGCCGGAACCTCTGCCGTCCGCGGAGCCGCGCTACTTCAACCGCGAACTGAGTTGGCTGGCGTTCAACCGCCGCGTGCTGGAGGAAGCCAGCAACCCGCAGCATCCCCTGCTGGAACGCGTTCGCTTCCTGTCCATCTCCGCGAGCAACCTCGACGAATTCTACATGGTCCGCGTTGCCGGTCTGAAGGCGCACCAGGCGCTCGGCGTCGAAGATCTCTCGATGGATGGCCGCACGCCGACCCAGCAACTGAGCGAGATTGCGACGGCCGCTGATGCCCTGGTGGCCAACCAGCACGACAGCTGGGCAGTACTCCGCGCGAGCCTCCAGGAGGCCGGGATGGATGTCGTCGGCGAAAAGCCGCTGGATGATGCCGCAGAGGCCTGGCTCGACCAGCATTTCCGCGAGCAGATTTTCCCGGTCATCACGCCGCAGGCGATCGATCCCGCACACCCCTTTCCGTTCATTCCGAACCAGGGGCTTAGCCTGATCTTCGAGCTGAAGAAGGGCAAAGCCACGGTGCGCGAGTTGATCATGGCGCCTGCCGCCTTGCCGCGCTTCATCCGCATTCCCGGCGACCGCGCGCGCTTCATTCCGCTCGAAGTGCTGATCCGCCGCAAGACCGAATATCTGTTTCCGAAATACGAGGTGCTGCGCGGCGGCGCCTTCCGCATCATCCGCGACAGTGACATCGAGGTCGAGGAGGAAGCGGAGGATCTGGTCCGCTTCTTCCGCACCGCGATTAAGCGTCGGCGGCGTGGACGCGTGGTCCGGCTTGAGCTTGAGGAGGACATGTCCGACAGCCTCGTGCAGGTAATCCACGAGGGCCTTAACGCCGGCAATGCCGTGACGTCGGCGACCCGCGGCTTTCTCGGCATGGCCGACCTCGCGCAACTGGTTGAGGAGGACCGCGCCGACCTCAAGTTCCCGCCCTTCGCCCCACGCTTCCCCGAACGTATCCGTGAACATGGCGGCGATTGCTTCGCGGCGATCAAGGAAAAGGACATCCTCGTCCACCATCCCTACGAAAGCTTCGAGGTCGTGGTGGAGTTCATCAAGCAGGCCGCTGCCGATCCCGACGTCATCGCCATCAAACAGGCGCTCTACCGTGCCGGCAAGCAGTCGGCCGTCATCAAGGCGCTCATCGACGCCGCGGAAGCGGGCAAGTCCGTCACTGCGGTCATCGAGCTCAAGGCGCGGTTCGATGAAGAACAGAATCTGATGTGGGCCGACGCCCTCGAACGCGCGGGTGTGCAGGTGGTCTATGGGTTCATTGACTGGAAGACGCACGCCAAGGTGGCGATGGTGGTCCGCCGCGAGGAGAAGCGCAACCGCATCTACTGCCATTTCGGCACGGGCAATTATCACCCCGTGACCGCGCGCATTTACACCGACCTTAGCTATTTCACGGCCGATCCGAGGCTGGGGCGCGAAGCGGCCAAGCTGTTCAACTACATCACCGGCTATCTCGAACCGCGCAATCTTCGCCAGCTCGTCATCTCTCCGCAGAACATGCGGGATGAGCTGATCCGTCTCCTCGATGTTGAGATCGACGCGGCCAAGGCCGGCAAACCCGCCGGCCTGTGGGCCAAGATGAATGCGCTCGTCGACAAGGTCATGATCGACAAGCTCTATGAAGCAAGCGCCGCCGGCGTCCCCATCAACCTCGTCGTCCGCGGCATCTGCTGTCTGCGCCCCGGCGTGAAGGGCCTGTCCGAAAACATCCAGGTGAAGTCCATCGTCGGCCGTTTTCTCGAACATGCGCGGCTGTGGTGTTTTGCCAACGGCCACGACCTGCCGAGCGGGCACGCCAAGGTCTACATGAGTTCGGCGGACTGGATGCAGCGCAACTTCGATCGCCGCATCGAATACATGCTCCCGATCACCAACCCGACTGTCCATGCCCAGCTGCTCGATCAGGTGATGCTCGCCAACCTCATCGACAACGAACAGAGCTGGCAGCTGCGCTCCGACGGCAGCTATGCCCGCCTGCAGCCCAAGGGTGACCGGCGGTTCAACCTGCACGATTATTTCATGGCCAATCCGTCGCTTTCGGGACGTGGGCAGGCCCTCAAGCGCGGGCGGCGTGTCCCCAAGCTGCGCTTCGACAAGGGAAGCTGA
- a CDS encoding inorganic diphosphatase, translating to MIPPPLETLPHELNRAKLTCQAIVEAPAGSRVKVYYDPESHRFRIGKFLPIGMVFPLDFAFIPSTLAGDGDPVDLLILPEAALPVGSLVTVRILGILEAEQFKPNKKPRRNDRVIARLNESKLFAEVRHLDELGGKFVEELSSFFSTYKRLRNQTYNVLSVGGPERAADLILEGAAEYSKRTA from the coding sequence ATGATTCCTCCGCCGCTAGAGACGCTTCCACACGAGCTCAATCGCGCCAAGCTTACCTGCCAGGCGATCGTCGAGGCGCCCGCGGGCTCACGCGTGAAAGTCTATTACGATCCGGAGAGCCACCGCTTCCGCATCGGCAAATTTCTTCCGATCGGAATGGTCTTCCCGCTCGACTTCGCCTTCATTCCCTCAACGCTGGCGGGAGACGGGGATCCCGTCGATCTTCTCATCTTGCCGGAGGCGGCGCTGCCGGTTGGGTCGCTGGTCACCGTGCGGATCCTCGGCATTCTGGAGGCCGAGCAGTTCAAGCCGAACAAGAAGCCACGCCGTAACGACCGGGTTATCGCACGGCTGAACGAGAGCAAGCTGTTCGCCGAGGTGCGCCATCTCGATGAGCTCGGCGGGAAGTTCGTCGAGGAATTGAGCAGCTTCTTCAGCACCTACAAGCGCTTGCGCAACCAGACCTATAACGTGCTGTCCGTCGGCGGACCCGAGCGTGCTGCGGACCTCATCCTGGAGGGTGCGGCGGAATATTCAAAGCGCACCGCGTAA
- a CDS encoding DUF885 domain-containing protein, with amino-acid sequence MLDRRQFLLTTTSAAAAVAVPVKLGAQPVAAGSSPQLAALFDTLFNEQLRQSPENATQLGLDKGANADLRSKLSGADDAARSASRALTASQLARLEAFPRAGLNELDRLNLDVVTYTRRSTASIQKFNFGGNAFGPSPYVVSQLTGAYQSVPDFMDTKHPIDTKEDADAYLARMSAFARRLDDETARMKHDAALGVVPPDFILDLTIAQMKALQVPAGETVMVKSIARRAAAKGLGDGYARDAARIQEQSVAPALERQLAEVQALRAKAVHDAGIWRFKDGPEFYVQALHNTTTTRLNPAEVHKFGLDQARMISSRLDALLKAQGMTKGSVGERMAALYKDPKQLYPNTDEGKAQAIAYCNERLAAIRGRLPQAFNRMPPYRFEVRRVPPQTEAGAASAFSQAASIDGKRPGLVFFNLHDSAEWPKFCLATTVYHEGLPGHQFEGGLALSNQNLPLIRKTGGFSGYGEGWALYAEQLADELGMYDDDPLGRLGYLKFQLFRANRCVVDTGIHTLRWSREQAIRHFVEQEGEAPGFAAREVERYCVSVGQACSYKLGHSVFTGLREKAKAKLGPRFDIKAFHDAVLSTGRVPLDILQQVGDRWLAGQVA; translated from the coding sequence ATGCTCGATCGCCGCCAGTTCCTGCTCACCACCACCAGCGCCGCGGCTGCGGTGGCCGTTCCCGTCAAGCTTGGCGCGCAGCCGGTTGCCGCCGGCTCCTCGCCGCAGCTGGCGGCGTTGTTCGACACGCTGTTCAACGAGCAATTGCGGCAGAGCCCGGAGAATGCGACGCAGCTTGGGCTCGATAAGGGCGCGAATGCCGATCTCCGGTCGAAGCTTTCCGGCGCAGACGATGCGGCGCGCTCCGCTTCGCGGGCGCTCACCGCAAGCCAGCTGGCCCGGCTTGAGGCATTCCCGCGTGCAGGGCTGAACGAGCTCGACCGGCTCAACCTCGATGTCGTGACCTATACGCGGCGGTCGACGGCGAGCATCCAGAAGTTCAACTTCGGCGGCAATGCTTTCGGGCCGTCCCCCTACGTCGTGTCCCAACTGACGGGCGCCTACCAGTCGGTGCCGGACTTCATGGATACCAAGCATCCGATCGACACTAAGGAAGACGCCGATGCCTACCTTGCGCGGATGAGCGCCTTTGCGCGGCGGCTGGACGATGAGACGGCGCGGATGAAGCACGACGCGGCGCTTGGCGTAGTGCCGCCCGACTTCATTCTCGACCTGACGATCGCGCAGATGAAGGCGCTGCAGGTGCCGGCCGGCGAGACCGTGATGGTCAAGTCGATCGCGCGGCGCGCGGCAGCCAAGGGCCTAGGCGACGGCTATGCGCGTGATGCGGCGCGGATTCAGGAACAATCAGTCGCGCCGGCACTCGAACGGCAGTTAGCGGAGGTGCAGGCGCTGCGCGCAAAGGCGGTGCATGATGCGGGCATCTGGCGCTTCAAGGACGGGCCGGAATTCTACGTGCAGGCGCTGCACAATACGACGACGACGCGGCTGAACCCGGCAGAAGTGCACAAGTTCGGGTTGGACCAAGCGCGGATGATCTCCTCGCGGCTGGATGCGTTGCTGAAGGCGCAGGGCATGACGAAGGGCAGCGTCGGCGAGCGGATGGCCGCGCTCTACAAGGACCCGAAGCAGCTTTACCCGAACACGGACGAGGGCAAGGCGCAGGCGATCGCTTATTGCAACGAGCGTCTTGCAGCGATCCGTGGGCGGCTGCCTCAGGCGTTCAATCGGATGCCGCCATATCGCTTTGAAGTGCGCCGGGTGCCGCCGCAGACCGAGGCGGGCGCGGCGTCCGCTTTCTCGCAGGCGGCATCGATCGACGGCAAGCGGCCGGGCCTGGTATTTTTCAATCTGCACGACAGCGCGGAATGGCCGAAATTTTGCCTAGCAACGACCGTCTATCACGAGGGGCTGCCGGGGCATCAGTTCGAAGGCGGCCTGGCGCTGTCGAACCAGAACCTGCCGCTGATCCGGAAGACCGGAGGCTTCTCCGGCTATGGCGAGGGGTGGGCGCTCTATGCTGAGCAGCTGGCCGACGAGCTCGGCATGTATGACGACGACCCGCTTGGGCGGCTTGGCTACCTCAAATTCCAGCTGTTCCGTGCCAACCGCTGCGTCGTCGACACGGGTATTCATACGCTGCGGTGGAGCCGCGAGCAGGCGATCCGCCACTTCGTCGAACAGGAGGGCGAGGCTCCGGGCTTCGCCGCGCGCGAGGTCGAGCGCTATTGCGTGTCGGTCGGGCAGGCCTGCAGCTACAAGCTCGGCCACTCGGTGTTCACGGGCTTGCGCGAAAAAGCGAAGGCGAAGCTTGGGCCGCGGTTCGACATCAAGGCGTTCCACGACGCCGTGCTGAGCACGGGGCGCGTGCCACTCGACATCCTTCAGCAGGTCGGTGATCGCTGGCTGGCAGGGCAGGTCGCGTGA
- a CDS encoding PEPxxWA-CTERM sorting domain-containing protein, whose translation MTSLKLLAGTLALTAAMSASPANAVPIVGGTTAVTLTAAPTLTAAGITVAPTGTATATFSNGIPTVTFPITGGTQNDSTGALLLNHDGSGLLFTASGNRSLALSNFVVDTAMLTVSGNATANGAAIPGLTPLFNILVNNDLALTSQAAGAINTVFGTSLAAGTVVGNARINAVTAAVPEPGTWAMMLLGFGAVGLTLRRRKPAQMAQAA comes from the coding sequence ATGACATCATTGAAGCTCTTGGCGGGAACTCTCGCCCTAACCGCCGCCATGTCCGCGTCCCCCGCCAACGCCGTTCCTATCGTTGGTGGAACGACGGCAGTCACCCTGACGGCCGCGCCGACGTTGACCGCAGCAGGGATCACCGTCGCGCCGACGGGAACCGCTACCGCAACGTTCAGCAACGGCATTCCCACCGTAACTTTCCCGATCACCGGTGGAACGCAAAACGACAGCACTGGCGCGCTTCTGCTGAACCATGACGGTTCGGGCCTGCTGTTCACCGCTTCCGGTAACCGCAGCCTGGCTCTCAGCAACTTCGTCGTCGACACAGCGATGCTAACCGTCAGCGGCAACGCGACAGCCAACGGGGCCGCCATCCCGGGCCTAACCCCCCTCTTCAATATCCTCGTGAACAACGACCTTGCGCTGACCTCGCAGGCAGCGGGAGCGATCAACACCGTCTTCGGCACCAGCCTCGCGGCCGGCACGGTCGTCGGCAACGCCCGCATCAATGCGGTCACGGCTGCCGTTCCCGAGCCCGGCACGTGGGCGATGATGCTGCTCGGCTTCGGTGCCGTGGGGCTAACGCTCCGCCGCCGCAAGCCGGCGCAAATGGCACAGGCAGCCTAA
- a CDS encoding L,D-transpeptidase family protein, whose protein sequence is MRLPVLMLSIAAALSSAAAAAQQVDVTSGSVAQSVAGLRPGEFVWAPQIAPQGPMLLLVNLKKQRALLFRNGVPIAATTVSTGSPGRETPTGVFTILQKQVEHYSSKYDNAPMPFMQRLTWQGVALHAGKLPGYPASHGCIRLPAEFAKLLYEVTALGMTVVISDRESQPRVAPSPDLLAAPDVGAPQPAGAIVWTPDRAPAGPVSIIISAADKRVVVLRNGTEIGSAPIKIAGPVAGTWAYSLQSTDAQPRQWLRLSLGKDAPSNPVSAAEWRQFEVDPAFRQAVAGIVTPGTTIVVTPDSLRSTASPLTIIDAEPLDRAHP, encoded by the coding sequence ATGCGTCTGCCAGTCCTGATGCTGTCGATCGCGGCGGCTCTGTCCAGCGCTGCCGCGGCCGCGCAGCAGGTCGACGTGACCTCAGGCTCGGTCGCGCAATCCGTCGCCGGTCTCCGCCCCGGCGAATTTGTCTGGGCCCCGCAGATCGCACCGCAAGGCCCGATGCTGCTGCTCGTTAATCTGAAGAAGCAACGCGCCCTTCTCTTTCGCAACGGCGTGCCGATTGCGGCCACGACCGTGTCGACCGGAAGCCCGGGTCGCGAGACCCCGACCGGGGTCTTCACCATCCTGCAAAAGCAGGTCGAACATTATTCCTCCAAGTACGACAACGCACCCATGCCTTTCATGCAGCGGCTAACGTGGCAGGGCGTTGCGCTGCACGCCGGCAAACTGCCGGGTTACCCCGCGTCGCATGGCTGCATCCGGCTGCCGGCCGAATTCGCCAAGCTGCTCTACGAGGTGACGGCGCTTGGCATGACCGTCGTGATTTCCGATCGCGAAAGCCAGCCGCGCGTTGCTCCGTCGCCCGACCTTCTTGCGGCGCCAGACGTGGGCGCACCTCAGCCGGCTGGCGCGATTGTCTGGACTCCCGACCGGGCACCGGCCGGCCCGGTTTCGATCATCATCAGCGCCGCCGACAAGCGCGTCGTCGTGCTGCGCAACGGTACCGAAATTGGCTCGGCGCCGATCAAGATTGCGGGGCCTGTCGCCGGTACCTGGGCCTACTCGCTCCAATCGACCGACGCCCAGCCGCGGCAGTGGCTGCGCCTGTCACTCGGCAAGGATGCGCCCAGCAACCCGGTTAGCGCTGCCGAATGGCGGCAATTCGAGGTCGATCCTGCATTTCGACAGGCGGTGGCGGGCATCGTGACCCCTGGCACGACCATCGTGGTAACGCCCGACAGCCTCCGTTCCACCGCTTCGCCACTGACGATCATCGATGCGGAGCCACTAGACCGCGCACACCCGTAA
- a CDS encoding universal stress protein: MQTMVMNQSSSTIVEPAISAAGIKTILFHVQNDASLTERLDCALSIARTFGAHLHLLHVTPIEAFTVTDAFATFVNADIIAVLEDEAGKLRARVEKKLEVEDVSWDYEEVTGTLMTHLLQRASLADLLIVGREPHEWLSGRSPVGSLGDMLHEMRTPIFIPGEGQSQVDLFGPAIVAWNGSTEAANALRSAVPLLKLASQVNVISIEESVDRRFPPTDAPEYLSRHGIHADLVVRPAVDGNVLEELLDEAVISGAAYIVMGGYSHSRAGEFFFGGLTRSLLKSCEVGLFVNR, encoded by the coding sequence ATGCAGACGATGGTCATGAACCAGTCCTCTTCAACGATTGTCGAACCGGCGATTTCCGCCGCCGGGATCAAGACGATCCTGTTCCACGTTCAGAATGATGCGTCGCTGACCGAGCGCCTCGATTGCGCCTTGTCGATTGCGCGGACGTTCGGTGCGCACCTGCATTTGCTGCACGTGACGCCGATCGAAGCATTCACGGTCACCGACGCGTTCGCAACCTTCGTCAACGCCGACATTATCGCGGTGCTGGAAGATGAAGCGGGGAAGCTTCGCGCGAGGGTCGAGAAGAAGCTGGAGGTGGAGGACGTCAGCTGGGACTATGAAGAAGTCACCGGCACGCTGATGACCCACCTGCTCCAGCGCGCATCGCTTGCGGACCTGCTGATCGTGGGGCGCGAACCGCATGAATGGCTAAGCGGCCGATCCCCGGTGGGCTCGCTCGGCGACATGCTGCATGAGATGCGCACACCGATCTTCATTCCCGGCGAAGGCCAGAGCCAGGTCGACCTGTTCGGCCCAGCCATCGTGGCGTGGAACGGCAGCACCGAAGCGGCCAACGCACTTCGCAGCGCCGTACCGCTATTGAAGCTAGCGTCCCAGGTGAACGTCATCAGCATCGAAGAGTCGGTGGATCGGCGGTTCCCGCCGACCGACGCCCCAGAATATCTCTCCCGCCACGGTATTCACGCCGACCTGGTCGTCCGTCCCGCGGTCGATGGAAACGTGCTTGAAGAGCTTTTGGACGAAGCGGTGATCAGCGGCGCAGCCTACATTGTCATGGGCGGCTACAGCCATTCGCGCGCGGGCGAATTCTTCTTCGGTGGCCTTACCCGCTCACTGCTGAAAAGTTGCGAAGTCGGGCTGTTCGTCAATCGCTGA